CTCAAGGTATATTGTACTTCGTGGTATGGGTCATCGAAATCGGGGTTCGAATGAAGAGCCGTGTTTGAGCTGGACACCGGGGTCGCGAGTTGGCGCAGGCGTCTCGAACGCAGGACGTCTCTCTCACCCCGCGAACTGGACGAACTCGAGGATCACCTGCGTGCGCGCGTCGACCTGGAGTTGGAACTGAACCCGGCGCTCACTCCCTACCCGGCGCTGGTGATCGCTCGCGAGGGTCTCGGCGCGCCGGCGGCGCTCGCCAGGGAGTTCACCAGGGCCGGTCAGCCTTGGTGGCGATATCTCCTGCTGGCGGGATGTGCGATGTACGGAGTGTCGCTTTTTCTGCCGATTGCCGGGCCCGCGGCACTTCAAATCGCGTACAATGAAGTGCCGTGGTCGGCCCCCGCTCACGAGTGGTTGCACCATGCGATCGTGGACGGATGGATTCTCCCTCTGATCCCCAATCTGGCCATGGCCATGACCTTGCCGGCCCTCCTGTATTCATGGCGGTCGAGAGTGCGATGGCTCACCTGGACCATCGGCGCGTTTGGCGTCTCGGCCCTCGGATTCGGCGTGGCCAGCCTCCTGGACGGATCAGCCGTCACCACCGCTGGTGAGATCACGGTTCTTCCCTATCTCGGCCTCGGGTACTGGGCATGGTCCGCGGCGCATGTGCTCGTGGCGGCAGCCCTCCTGCTTCGCGGCCGCGCGTGGGCCTCCACCCGCTCGGAGACAAGGAGAGCACGGTATGTTTGAGCTGGCTCGGCTGAGGCCGATCACCCGGGCGTGTCGGTGCGCTGCGGCATTACTGTCCGGAACGGCGTTCGTCGCATGCGCTGACGGCGCAGACGCAGGGGGCGCAGACGCAGATGGCGATCCGTCGTCCCCCGCGATTGAGCTATCGGCGTCGGCCATCGAGGTGCTGGGCACGTCCGACTCCCTCGCGGTGGTCCGGGACCTCGAGGTGCTGGCCGACGGCTCCGTGTGGGTGCTGAATTCGCAGGAGCCGTACTTCATGGGATTCGGTGCGGATGGCGCATCCCTCGGCGCCCACGGATCGGCCGGCGGGGGACCTGACGAGTTTCCGATGCCCTCGGCCTTCGTCGCGGGAGGATGGGCGGGTGAAGCGTGGGTTCTCGACCTCCTGCACCACGCGCTGATCCGGATCTCCCAACCGGGTGCCGTCCAGGAGGCGTTCTCCCTCGTGTCGACATCGGTTCCCCGAGGCAGCGTGCGGAGCGGCATGAGCATGCTGGATTCGTCCGTGCGGACCGCACGGCTCGGCCGCGAGATCGTCGTGCCCCACTCGACCGCGACGATGGACGGGGGCGTGCTGCAGTTCCGTTACGGTCTCCTGGGCGCGGACCTGGTCGCCGTGGATCCGGAGACGGGCGGGGCGCGAACCCTCGTGGCGCTCGGCGACGCCCTGGAGGATCCGTCCGGAGACTTCATCCAGAGCGACGGCGGTTTTCCCCTGTGGTACCGGTTGTGGGCCTCCTGCGGCGAGAGCCTCGTGCGCGTGCACGACCGGGTCCGGAACCAACTGCGCGGGTTCGACGGATCCGGCGCCGAGGTGGATCCCATCGACCTTCCGCCCGTGCCCTTCACCGAGGTCAGTCCGCGACAGCTCGCCGCAGCCGTGTTCGCGCTCAGGCAGGCCGAGATGACGGGAGACGTCGCGACCCGGCTTACCCCGGAGGACAGCCTTCGGCTCGTGAATCAGATGGCCGATATGGTGCAGGGGACACCGCGCGAACTCGCGAGCTACCTTCCCCGGTACGTGGACTTCCGCTGCAGCGAGGACGGGACGATGTGGCTGCGTCCCATGGATCTCGATGCGGGCGGCCTGAGCGGCGGCCCCGTGTGGCTGCGCATCGAGCCCGATGGCGCCGCGCGCGACGTGCGACTCCCCGACCGCTTCGACGCGCTTCGTTTCACCCCCTCCCGGATCTGGGGTGTGTCCCGGGACGAGTTCGATCGCCCGTCCGTGGCGTCCATCCCGCTCCCGCCCGGCTGATGGCAAGTCCCGGACGTTCCCGCGGGAACGTCCGAGCGATCGTTGCGTACAACCATTCGACGGCATACCTTGTCGTACAAGGTACATTGTAACTCATGGTATCAGGTCTCCGGCACAGGGGTCTCCGGATGAAGAAGCCGGTCTACAAGGAGTTAGTGGCCGCGTCATCGCGCCCGATGGTGCTCTCCATCCTCGCGGGTGGTGAGACGTACGGGTACGAGATCCTCAAGCAGGTCCAGTTGCTCTCCGGGGGTGAACTCGAGTGGTCCGACGGGATGCTCTACCCCGTCCTGCACCGGCTGGAGCGTGACGGACTCATCAAGGGCCGTTGGCAACTCACCGACGCGGGACGGCGTCGCAAGTACTACCGGTTGACGGGCCGCGGGAAGCGACAGCTCTCAACCGATCGGGAGAGTTGGCGGGCCGTGTACGGAGCCCTCCAGATGTCCTGGGGAGGCAGCCATGTTTGAGTTCGAGAATGAAGTCCGACGGTGGCGGAGCGCACTGGATCGGAGGTCGTCGCTCTCGCCTCGCGAACTGGATGAACTCGAAGATCACCTGCGCGCCCGAGTCGACCTGGAACTGGAGTTGGACGCCGCCCTGGCCCCGACGGAAGCCTTCGCGATCGCCCGGCGAGACCTCGGTGAGCCGAAGGCGCTCTCCAGGGAGTTCGCCCGGGCCGGGCGACCCCGATGGAAGCCTCTTCTTGCCGGTGCCTTGGCCCTCTACGCGGCTTCGATACTGCTGCCCGTGCTACACATGCAACTACTTCCGGCGTCGTGGGGCTTCGAAGCCTGGGTACCGCGCGGGTATGAGTTGCTTGCCGACATCGAGCTGCTGCCCCTGAACCTGCCGATGCTCCTGATGCTGCCTCTCATTTGGCGCAAGCCTCGACTAAAGGGCACCTGGCTCGCGGGGATCCTCGGAGTCATCGGCGCGTCGACTCTCGGACTCGGCGCGGCCGCGTTTATCTCGGACGGTACTGGTGCGCTGGCCACGTTGCGTCCCGGCTATTGGGCCTGGGCCGCCTCCTTCGTACTCGCCTCCGTCGCCCTGTGGCGCCGCCGCCGCGGTTGGGCACCCGCCCGCCCGAAGAAGACGCTCGCCTAGGTCGGCGTAGTCGTGTTTGAACTGGACCCGGAAGTCCGAAAGTGGCGGACGAAGCTGGAGCGGGGATCGTCGCTGTCGGCCCGTGAACTGGATGAACTCGAAGATCACCTCCGCGCGCGCGTCAGCCTCGAACTGGACCTGAACCCGGTCTTGGCCCCGGCCGAGGCGCTGGCCATCGCTCGCGAAGGACTGGGCCAGCCGAAGGCGATATCGAGCGAGTTTGCGAGGGCGGGACGGCCCCGGTGGCGGCGCGTTCTGTGGGCGGCGTGGGCGCTGTACGCGGCCTCGTTTCTCCTCCCGACTGTGGTGACCTCCGGAGTGGTCAGCCCGTCGGGCGGCGTCGTGGACTTTACAGCCTACGGATACGAGTTCTTCGTCCGCGTCTTTCGGGAAGGCGAACTCGGACCGCCGCTGGTCGTGCTGCTCCTCAATCTTCCCATGCTGATGACCCTGCCGGTGCTGTGGCGCTCCCGCCGGTGGAAGGTGCCGTGGCTGCTGATTGGAGCCGTGGGCGTCGGGACGCTCGGCTTCGGCATTCTCAGCCTCGGCTGGCCTCCAACCATCATGGCCGATGGCGCCGGCGGACCCGCGTATCTGGGTCCCGGCTACTGGGCGTGGTCCGCTTCCTTCGTCTGCACCGCCGTCGCCCTCTGGCTCCGCAAACGCAATTGGGCCTCCGCCAGGCCGACGAACGGCGTGGCTTCAACGTTCGGCCCGTACTCCGGAGCAGATCATGTTTGAGCTTGAGGCCGAAGTCACGCAGTGGCGCAGGAAGGTGGAGCGCAGTTCTTCGCTTTCTCCGCGCGAAGTCGATGAGTTGGAGGACCACCTCCGAGCCCGCTTCGAGTTGGAACGCGAGATGACGCCCGAGCGGTCGCCAGCCCGAGCCTTCAACACCGTGTGCGCTGAACTGGGTGAAGCCGCCGCGCTTTCGAAGGAGTTTGCGAAGGCCGGAAGGCGAAGGTGGCGACCCGTGTTGGCGGCCGGCTGGGCGATGTTCGCGGTCTCGTTCTTTCTGCCGATCTCTCGGCTGGCCTGGGTTGATTCCGGGGCGCTCCACCCGGATCTCGTGGCCCTCGTCGGATCGCAGCGCCCTTACGAGTTGCTGTGGGCGCTGACCACGATGGGGATGACGGACGCGGTGCTGGCCGTGTGGATCGGGGCTGCAGTACTACTCCCGAATCTGCCGTTGCTTATGACCTTGCCGGCGCTGCTGGGCTCTCGGCGACCCGCCCGGCGGTGGCTCCTGCGGGTCCTCGGCGCCATGGGCGTCGTGAACCTGGGGCTGGGGATGTTCCGCGTCTTCAGCCCGTCACCCTTCCCGTACGATGAAGGTGCCGTCGCGTTCTCAACCCCGGGCGCCGGGTACTGGCTGTGGTCCGCGTCGTTCGCCTTCGCAGCCGCCGCGCTCTGGCTCCGCGGCCGAAGCTGGGCCGCTGGCGAACGGGCGGAACCGGCGACCCAGCGGGCGATGTAGTCGGCACGGGAACTTCGATCGGTTAAGATCAGCTTTCGCGGTGACACGCTGTGTTTCACCGTGCCGTTTTCTACGAACGCCGGCCCATAACCCGCCTCGAGGAATCGCTCAAGTGAAGACCTTCCCTCGTGTGGCCGCTCTTCTGCTGGCTGCGGGATCGAGCACGATTCCAAGCGAAACCAGTGCCCAGGACGCTGCGGGTGTCGCCTCTCGCTGGATTGTGAATTCGCAGCCGGAGCGCGCTTACGGGTGGCTGGAGGGAGAGCCGGACAGCGAGTTCTCCGCCGTCGTCGGTGTCGTCTGGGGGCCGAATGAGAGCATCGCCGTAGCGGATCGGACCCTCGCGATGATCGCCGTCCTTGCCGTTGATGGGAGGGTCACGGCCACCATGGGGCGCGCGGGCGATGGTCCCGGGGAATTCGGGAGGCTGGCAGGCATCGCGGCGAGCGGAATGGGTCGGATTGTCGCCTTCGATCGCGAACACCAGCGCCTGTCGGAATGGACGTTCGACGGATCGCTGTCGGAGGACACCAGGCTGAACCGTACGGGCGCGGGCAGGCGGATCGGCGAAGTCGGACGATTCGCGGACGGCAGGTGGTACGCGCGCGAGGGGGATCGGATGGTCGCCGCAGATCGGGGCGGCGTGGGCCGGGATACGGTCGGCTTCCACCGGCTCGACGAGGACGGCGCGGTCGGCGAGGTACTGGCTCGCGTCCCGGGGAGCCTCAGCTCGCAGTTCGTCGTCGAGGGAATGTCCGGGATGCGCGGTGCGTTGTTCTCGCCGCGAGCACTCGGCGCCATCAGGGGCAACTGCCTCCTGCTCGCCGCCGGCGACGAACCCGTCGTACGGGTCTTCGACCAAACGGGTACCCCGCGGGGTGAACTGCGCCTCGACATCCCGGTCGACCGCGTGAGCGCGGAACACAGAGAACGGTGGGTTGCGGCGTCGGTCGCGGCCGCGGGACGCGCAATGGGCGGCGAGGTCGTCCCGGAGGCGGCCCGGATGATCGAGGTGATGGGCGAAGCGGTCGGGATGGCGGAGCGGGTGCCGTTCGCCAACGACCTCATCGTGGACGAACTGGGGTACATCTGGATCCAGTCCTGGCAGCTTCCCGGTGGCCCGGGCAGTCCGGAGTGGCGGGTCTTCACGGAAACCGGCCGGGGGATCGGGACCGTTCAGGTGCCCGAAGGCTTTCGCGTGCTGGACATATCGGCGGAGGCGCTCACAGCCGTCCGGACAGATGAACTCGGCCGACAATTCGTGCAGGTGCATGCGCTTGACCGACGTGAGGCCGTCGCCACCCTCCCCCTTCCGCCCGGTTGCGGCTGATCTCTCCCGCGGTATCCGGCTGGCCGGGCGATCTGCGTCGATGGTACATTTTCGAGTTGGTGTATCCTTGCGCCCCGCGGGGCGCGACGCGGTTGCACGGAAGAGGCTTCGGCCATGCGAACATCGCTCTTGCTGCTGGTCGCAGCGGGTGTTCTCCCGAGTCCCGCCGTCGGCCAAGAGGCCGGCAGGGCGCGGGGTGCCGAGCATCCCCCGGCCAGTTGGCCGCAACCGATCACGCCGCCGCTCACGCCGCCGCTGGCAGTGCCGGCCGCGCCGACACCGGCTCCCGCGGTCGACACGCTCTCCGTCGAAGTCGCGCAGGGCGTCGTGGCGGAGACCTGCCGGCGTTGCCACAACCCCCGGCGCGTCAGCGGGGGCATGTCGCTCGCGACCTTCGAGGTGACCTCGGCTTCCGACAACGCGGTGATCGCGGAGCGGATGGTGCGGAAGCTGCGGGCCGGCATGATGCCGCCCGTTGGCGTGCGCCGCCCGAGCCCTGACAGCCTGCGGACGCTGGCCGCCGTCCTGGAGTCGCGGCTCGATGCGGCCTGGGAGGCGAACCCGAACCCGGGACGGCGGACCTTCCAGCGGTTGAACCGGGCCGAGTACTCGCGCTCGATCTACGATCTCCTCGACCTGGACATCGACGCGGGCGACTACCTGCCGCTCGACACGAAGAGCGCGAACTTCGACAACATCGCCGACGTCCAGTTGCTCTCCCC
This genomic stretch from Candidatus Palauibacter australiensis harbors:
- a CDS encoding helix-turn-helix transcriptional regulator, encoding MKKPVYKELVAASSRPMVLSILAGGETYGYEILKQVQLLSGGELEWSDGMLYPVLHRLERDGLIKGRWQLTDAGRRRKYYRLTGRGKRQLSTDRESWRAVYGALQMSWGGSHV